A stretch of the Salmo salar unplaced genomic scaffold, Ssal_v3.1, whole genome shotgun sequence genome encodes the following:
- the LOC123739528 gene encoding uncharacterized protein isoform X2 produces MSLSYILLIYVAGVAVKESCADSVPTPTIVFSSGYINVATPVTVRCESPKGTECNFYRDHDPNPIRKVDYKQGACQFNLLWNEFKKWNKTEVDLSCVILQNREDNTIKTSKPSDARRLNVGDPIGKPSVHVEKIRNYLNLRCEAKAGTSCYFYLNNGDSNFKKLPFIDNVCVGRVAEEELQRKRSSAGEIFITCAVELVVEGEDTVTSQHSEPLGITIDGATSSPSAFSLIITGQEETSSNVTSQERESASEIPFYQYTSLRAVVYVIILLMEFVLCLLWYRRGTCLLILIHNM; encoded by the exons ATGTCTTTGTCTTATATTCTTCTCATTT ATGTTGCCGGTGTTGCGGTAAAAGAAAGTTGTGCAG ATTCGGTTCCCACTCCCACTATTGTATTTTCCTCTGGGTACATCAATGTAGCTACACCTGTTACAGTACGCTGTGAGTCACCAAAAGGCACAGAGTGCAATTTCTACAGAGATCACGACCCCAACCCTATAAGAAAAGTGGATTACAAGCAGGGTGCTTGCCAGTTCAATTTGTTATGGAATGAGTTCAAAAAGTGGAACAAGACTGAAGTAGATCTCAGCTGTGTAATTCTACAGAATAGAGAAGATAATACGATCAAAACCTCAAAACCTAGTGATGCTCGAAGACTTAATGTGGGTG ATCCAATTGGAAAGCCCAGTGTTCATGTGGAGAAGATTAGGAATTACCTCAATCTTCGATGTGAGGCCAAGGCTGGCACCTCATGCTACTTTTATCTGAACAATGGTGACTCAAACTTCAAAAAACTACCCTTCATAGACAATGTCTGTGTGGGGAGAGTGGCAGAAGAGGAACtgcagaggaagaggagcagtGCTGGAGAGATCTTCATCACCTGTGCTGTGGAGCTGGTGGTAGAGGGTGAAGATACtgtgacatcacagcatagtGAACCCCTCGGTATCACCATAGATG GAGCTACTAGTTCCCCATCAGCGTTCAGTTTAATCATAACTGGCCAGGAGGAGACAAGCAGCAATGTCACATCCCAAGAAAGAG AATCCGCCTCAGAGATCCCCTTCTACCAGTATACCAGTCTTCGTGCTGTTGTCTATGTTATCATTCTGCTGATGGAATTTGTTCTGTGTCTTCTCTGGTATAGACGTGGTACATGCCTTCTCATACTCATACACAACATGTAA
- the LOC123739528 gene encoding uncharacterized protein isoform X1 translates to MSLSYILLIYVAGVAVKESCADSVPTPTIVFSSGYINVATPVTVRCESPKGTECNFYRDHDPNPIRKVDYKQGACQFNLLWNEFKKWNKTEVDLSCVILQNREDNTIKTSKPSDARRLNVGDPIGKPSVHVEKIRNYLNLRCEAKAGTSCYFYLNNGDSNFKKLPFIDNVCVGRVAEEELQRKRSSAGEIFITCAVELVVEGEDTVTSQHSEPLGITIDVVNPPGATSSPSAFSLIITGQEETSSNVTSQERESASEIPFYQYTSLRAVVYVIILLMEFVLCLLWYRRGTCLLILIHNM, encoded by the exons ATGTCTTTGTCTTATATTCTTCTCATTT ATGTTGCCGGTGTTGCGGTAAAAGAAAGTTGTGCAG ATTCGGTTCCCACTCCCACTATTGTATTTTCCTCTGGGTACATCAATGTAGCTACACCTGTTACAGTACGCTGTGAGTCACCAAAAGGCACAGAGTGCAATTTCTACAGAGATCACGACCCCAACCCTATAAGAAAAGTGGATTACAAGCAGGGTGCTTGCCAGTTCAATTTGTTATGGAATGAGTTCAAAAAGTGGAACAAGACTGAAGTAGATCTCAGCTGTGTAATTCTACAGAATAGAGAAGATAATACGATCAAAACCTCAAAACCTAGTGATGCTCGAAGACTTAATGTGGGTG ATCCAATTGGAAAGCCCAGTGTTCATGTGGAGAAGATTAGGAATTACCTCAATCTTCGATGTGAGGCCAAGGCTGGCACCTCATGCTACTTTTATCTGAACAATGGTGACTCAAACTTCAAAAAACTACCCTTCATAGACAATGTCTGTGTGGGGAGAGTGGCAGAAGAGGAACtgcagaggaagaggagcagtGCTGGAGAGATCTTCATCACCTGTGCTGTGGAGCTGGTGGTAGAGGGTGAAGATACtgtgacatcacagcatagtGAACCCCTCGGTATCACCATAGATG TTGTAAATCCTCCAGGAGCTACTAGTTCCCCATCAGCGTTCAGTTTAATCATAACTGGCCAGGAGGAGACAAGCAGCAATGTCACATCCCAAGAAAGAG AATCCGCCTCAGAGATCCCCTTCTACCAGTATACCAGTCTTCGTGCTGTTGTCTATGTTATCATTCTGCTGATGGAATTTGTTCTGTGTCTTCTCTGGTATAGACGTGGTACATGCCTTCTCATACTCATACACAACATGTAA